Proteins found in one Ptychodera flava strain L36383 chromosome 3, AS_Pfla_20210202, whole genome shotgun sequence genomic segment:
- the LOC139129578 gene encoding medium-chain acyl-CoA ligase ACSF2, mitochondrial-like: MSVPRKSYLHAASSISLTGKTLCDALDQAATDFPGREAFVFALKSETQRVTFKQLRQDVVDLASGLVHLGLKPGERVGIWANNCYEWVTSFYAMAYAKLVCVRVPVGYNESYLEHLVKKTKMAALIIGPGDQEKVLLNVAPEVSDESSSLTAAELPSLKTVIHLGSDRKPGMIRFADVMKLGDHNDLRLVGKLRETVDPDDEVMLLATSGSTGLPKVVAKSHKCSLENTHVLCRHVAEIVKADMCCMSMSQFFHVGGDLSMVGGVSLGYRVIIPDSKNDAAIAVNLIQEERVTVAMLMYTHLVDFLNYWKLKKPDMTNLKCLVTGGNNIPKDMLEEVRQKLNLSIHTVLGTTETGFITINNNPEKFQKVGYPLDHYEVKIIDDKGHVVPRGTVGELCTRSPYTMLRYEGDDEQTKSTVDQSGWYHTGDMCKLEEDGCLDIMGRKKDVIIRGEVNVYPLEVDRVLVRHPAVKVSQTIGVPDVRFIEEICACVCLREGEEATADEILQFARQFLPENRVPKYILFFESLPSNRIGKFLPRQLQERAKKILGM, translated from the coding sequence ATGTCGGTACCTAGAAAAAGCTATCTACACGCTGCATCAAGTATTTCATTAACTGGAAAAACTTTATGTGATGCACTCGACCAAGCAGCCACCGATTTCCCGGGTCGGGAAGCATTTGTCTTCGCTTTGAAATCTGAGACACAGCGGGTCACGTTCAAACAACTGCGGCAAGATGTCGTCGACCTAGCATCGGGCTTGGTTCACTTAGGTCTCAAGCCAGGTGAACGTGTTGGCATCTGGGCGAATAATTGTTACGAATGGGTGACATCGTTTTACGCGATGGCCTACGCCAAGCTGGTGTGTGTCCGTGTACCAGTCGGATACAACGAGTCATACTTGGAACATTTGGTgaagaaaaccaaaatggcgGCTTTAATTATCGGTCCAGGTGATCAAGAAAAGGTTCTTTTGAACGTCGCGCCGGAGGTATCAGATGAAAGTAGCTCTCTCACTGCAGCTGAACTACCAAGCCTCAAAACCGTGATTCACCTTGGCAGTGACAGAAAGCCAGGAATGATTCGCTTTGCAGACGTGATGAAGTTGGGAGATCACAATGATTTGAGACTGGTCGGAAAATTGCGAGAAACTGTTGATCCGGATGACGAAGTGATGTTGTTAGCTACGTCTGGCAGTACGGGATTACCAAAGGTGGTAGCGAAATCACATAAATGTTCTCTAGAGAATACTCACGTACTCTGCAGGCACGTTGCAGAAATAGTGAAAGCGGATATGTGCTGTATGTCAATGTCACAGTTTTTTCATGTGGGTGGGGATCTGTCCATGGTTGGGGGTGTGAGTCTCGGGTACAGAGTTATTATACCAGATTCAAAAAATGATGCAGCGATTGCCGTGAATTTGATCCAGGAAGAGCGCGTTACAGTAGCTATGCTCATGTACACACATCTCGTTGATTTTCTAAACTATTGGAAACTGAAGAAGCCGGATATGACAAACCTCAAGTGTCTTGTCACTGGTGGCAACAATATTCCGAAAGACATGCTGGAAGAAGTGAGACAGAAGCTCAACCTCAGCATTCACACAGTACTGGGAACCACAGAAACTGGTTTTATTACCATTAACAACAATCCCGAGAAATTCCAGAAAGTTGGCTATCCTCTGGATCACTACGAAGTTAAGATAATCGATGACAAAGGTCACGTCGTACCCCGAGGTACCGTCGGTGAACTTTGCACGAGGTCACCCTACACAATGCTGAGGTATGAGGGCGACGACGAACAGACGAAGTCGACTGTGGATCAGAGTGGCTGGTACCACACAGGCGACATGTGCAAGTTGGAAGAAGATGGCTGCCTGGATATCATGGGGCGGAAGAAAGATGTCATCATAAGGGGGGAGGTGAATGTTTACCCGCTTGAAGTGGATCGAGTTCTTGTCAGGCACCCTGCGGTAAAAGTATCACAAACCATCGGCGTCCCGGATGTAAGATTCATCGAAGAAATCTGTGCCTGTGTTTGTCTCAGGGAAGGAGAAGAGGCAACGGCAGATGAAATTTTGCAGTTTGCGCGCCAGTTTCTGCCGGAAAATCGCGTTCCAAAGTATATATTGTTCTTTGAATCTTTGCCGAGTAATCGCATTGGTAAATTTCTTCCAAGACAACTCCAAGAAAGAGCTAAAAAGATTCTTGGAATGTAG